The following are encoded in a window of Centroberyx gerrardi isolate f3 chromosome 1, fCenGer3.hap1.cur.20231027, whole genome shotgun sequence genomic DNA:
- the fam189a1 gene encoding protein ENTREP2: protein MLLSAVCVMLNLAGSILSCQNAQLVNSLEDCQLLKFDSDGVCVCCELQQQSSSCNNLGETLKLNPLRDCNTIRLRLKELLFSVCALNVISTIVCALATAMCCMQMVSTDVLQMFMPHRARALNADCMTPHGTILHQTLDFDEFIPPIPPPPYYPPEYTCTPSMDGQRGLHLDFPHSPFSAIYGVPINSPGTLYPTDLPPPYESVVGQTPASQVTTSIEQQATESSLCERNTTAGLSTQASVDSASLIVSEVADLQDHSCSSEDLCSLEVQGSDSSPYGTLHTAPTDGSCTSLELCTRGSSRCHRGLRSSAARPSDTGYSESSHTHESLARSPDWSSENVKEPPKASTHSLIKARAVSRKLTLPVTIPPPPQPCSPTSVASSGGTSALSPLAPSPSPSPPARPRGPRLCFSVWSPSSTSQPPSTSARSGYSPSERPRGLRAARRYRKLARIVRSTSDPISCSSTSGSESCGCASASNPPAEDSAQTSPEQGSVEQIVYSCAGGKQQKEGRKVDIHLKSRALHTHSSHERPHSLADLKTYKDTKILVAKFLEHSSCSLPPEVQQVVNSIKCVIKSDEKHMEEAIFSANVIDQVMTQSQRIIGSPRKRGHEDLHLQSCGALSSSPASLRRPKHPPQTTSTSTNPLDSPSSEHSLVCRETIL, encoded by the exons ATGCTGCTGTcggcagtgtgtgtgatgctgaaCCTGGCCGGCTCCATCCTGTCCTGCCAGAACGCTCAGCTGGTCAACTCCCTGGAAGACTGTCAGCTG CTCAAGTTTGACAgcgatggagtgtgtgtgtgctgtgagctgcagcagcagagctctAGCTGCAACAACCTGGGAGAGACGCTGAAACTGAATCCGCTGAGGGACTGCAACACCATACGCCTGCGCCTCAAG GAGCTGCTCTTCAGCGTGTGCGCCCTCAATGTCATCTCCACCATCGTGTGTGCTCTAGCCACTGCCATGTGCTGTATGCAGATGGTCTCAACCGATGTGCTGCAGATG ttcatGCCTCACAGAGCGCGAGCCCTGAATGCTGACTGTATGACCCCCCACGGTACCATCCTGCACCAGACGCTGGACTTTGATGAGTTCATCCCTCCCATTCCCCCACCGCCCTACTACCCTCCAGAGTACACCTGTACCCCCTCAATGGATGGACAGAG AGGTCTGCACCTGGACTTCCCTCATTCTCCATTCAGTGCCATCTATGGGGTGCCTATTAACAGCCCAGGGACTCTGTACCCAACTGACCTGCCCCCTCCATATGAGTCTGTGGTGGGACAGACCCCTGCCAGCCAG GTAACTACCAGCATAGAGCAGCAGGCCACCGAGTCCAGTCTGTGTGAGAGGAACACCACTGCAGGACTCAGCACTCAGG CCTCAGTGGACAGTGCATCCCTGATTGTGTCAGAGGTGGCCGACCTGCAGGACCACAGCTGCTCCTCGGAGGACTTGTGCTCCCTGGAGGTCCAGGGCTCGGACTCCTCTCCCTACGGCACGCTCCACACTGCCCCCACTGATGGTAGCTGCACCAGCCTAGAGCTTTGTACGCGTGGCTCCTCACGTTGCCATCGTGGCCTACGTAGCTCTGCTGCTCGCCCCAGTGACACGGGGTACAGCGAGTCCTCCCACACCCACGAGTCTCTCGCACGCTCCCCGGACTGGTCCTCGGAAAACGTCA AGGAGCCGCCTAAAGCATCAACACACTCCCTCATTAAAGCGAGAGCGGTGAGCCGGAAGCTCACACTCCCTGTCACTATCCCCCCACCACCTCAACCCTGCTCCCCCACCTCTGTCGCCTCCTCTGGGGGAACTTCAGCCCTCAGCCCTTTggccccttccccttccccatcCCCTCCTGCCAGGCCACGTGGCCCCAggctgtgtttcagtgtttggtcgccctcctccacctcacaACCCCCCTCTACCTCAGCCAGAAGTGGCTACTCACCCTCAGAGAGACCTCGGGGGCTCCGTGCGGCCAGGAGATACCGCAAGCTGGCACGCATCGTCCGCTCCACCAGTGACCCGATCTCCTGTTCCTCCACATCAGGAA GTGAAAGTTGTGGCTGCGCCTCTGCAAGTAACCCTCCTGCTGAAGACTCAGCTCAAACGTCACCAGAGCAAGGTAGTGTTGAACAAATTGTGtattcatgtgctggtgggaag CAGCAAAAGGAGGGCAGAAAAGTGGATATACATCTCAAATCCCgagccctgcacacacactcctcccatGAGCGCCCACACTCCCTGGCTGACCTTAAGACATACAAAGACACCAAAATATTGGTGGCTAAGTTCCTGGAGCATTCAAGCTGCAGTCTACCTCCTGAAGTCCAGCAGGTTGTCAACAGCATTAAGTGTGTCATCAAGTCAGATGAGAAACACATGGAGGAGGCCATTTTCAGTGCCAATGTTATAGATCAG GTGATGACCCAGTCACAGCGCATCATCGGCAGTCCCAGGAAGCGCGGGCATGAGGATCTTCACCTCCAGAGCTGCGGTGCTTTGAGTTCTTCCCCTGCGTCCCTGCGCCGTCCCAAACACCCCCCACAAACAACCAGCACCTCTACCAACCCACTGGATTCTCCCTCCTCTGAACACAGCCTTGTGTGTAGAGAGACCATTCTCTGA